AGCGGATACCGTAAGGGCTACTCCTCGATAAAGCCCAGCTGCATCATGATATCGCGTGTCATCTTGGCGAGGGGGCGCTTGCCAACATCCTTTTTATCTATATAGTTTCCGAGTATTAGCTGGCGTACCTCGTTGGGAGAGGTGAAGAGCTCGGGGAACGACTCGCATAGCTCCATAATCCGATCTTCGCTGTAGATGTGCTGCTTTAGGAATAGCTCGTGGCCGATATCGTTGTGCTTGGAGTAAAGCGTTTCGAGACCAAGGATTTCTTTCTGATCTATTAACACATTATCTGGTGTTGTTGTAATTACCTTAAAAGCATCAGGCTTGGTGTAGTCGGCCTTGGCATATTCTAGCGAGAACGTAAAACCTTTATCAACATCTTCAATTTCAAAAGGCGACTTTTTGAACTCTTTATCAAGTTTGCTATGGTTGCAGCTGCTGCAAACGGGGATGAGATTTTGGAGAGATAATGCAAATATTGGATATTGATTTTTGTTATAAAAATGGTCGAGTTGACACGTATTTTTGATTTTGTTATCTACGTCAACTCGTGTACTCATTATAAAACTACGATTGCAATACGGGCATACTTTGATGCCTAAATCATCGATTAGAGATACATTGCAATAAAGATTTTTATTGTTAATGAAGGTTTCGTACTTTGTAACCATGAAGTCAAAATCTTTTGGTTCTCCTAGTTCCAAAGATTTGATGCAGGATTTTATCTTGCTGAAATCTGAAAGTATTAATCCCTTCGCATCTTTGAATTCTGAAAATTTTGGATTGAGTTTTATTAAGTCGTTTAATACAACTTCTTTTTTTGGGGTAAGTAGAGGCTTAATTCTTTTCCAGTAGTTTTCTTTTACCACCTCCGTATAGTGCTGCTTAATTGGTATCATCTCTTCTTGCTTTAAGTGCCTCCAACTCTTTTTCTAAAACTTCAATTCTATCCTCGATGTTGAAGTGAAACTTTTGGTTGTACTGCTTTAGCAGCATCTCCCGTACCAAGGGTTCCCCTACTTGGCCAATAATAAACCGTATTTCCGTCTTCCTTTTTTCCTCTATTTCCCCGTCTCCTCTCAAATCCTTAATCACATCATTAATCTTGCCTTCGGCAAACTTTCCCATTAAGCCATCCATAAAAAACGAGCTGCGGTAGAGGCTATGGATGTTGGCGCCAAAGGTGCGCTCCATTTTCTCGGGCTCGCAAACTTTGCAGCGAGTCTTATCTTCCTTTTCATTATCCTTTACTGTATCTAAGAAAATTACATTTTCGCGGGGGAGGTCGGAAATAACGATTGGAGAGTGAGAAGTAATAATAAGGTGGTATTTCTTTTTTTCTCCAAGAAGCGAAAAAAAGTTTTTGAACCTATCGACTAATGATTGTTGCCATTCGGGATGTAATGAGGTGTCAGGCTCATCGAAAATGCAGGTTGTAAAACCGTTGTTTCTATTTTTGTGTTCATGCCATATGCGTGCAAATATTGAAATTAAAGAGGTTTCCCCATCGCTTATGTCATCCCAAGAAATAAGGGGTCTAATGTGATATGCCCATTTTTTTAGAGCTAGAGTCTGATTTTTATCTTCAAGAAAGGATAAAACATCATTATCAAAACTGGAAAAGTTGAATTTGAATGATAAGTCAAATATTAATAATTTTTCTGCTCCATCTTTGGATGAACTTCTCGTTTCGGATATGCTGCTACTGCTGCATTTACTTAACATTTTGGAATAATATGAGAAATCTTTGTTTAGGTTGAATTCTTTCTCAAGGGTATTTTTTAATTCAGAAAAACTATCATATTTTTTCTCTTTGTAGTTTGTAGATGCAAGCAGCGTAAAGTATAGGTATTTTTCGATATTTTCATTTTGTAAAGACTCCTTGCTACTTCCTGTCAATAATAAGTATTCAAGATCTCTTACTTTGTTTAATTTATAAATATAGGATTCCTCAAATGAGAATAGGAGTTGTATTGAAAATGTCTCTGGACATTTGAAAGGAGTCAGCTTATCGTTTTTACTAAAGTGCGATAGTAGTTCTATTTGTTTCTTCTTATCATGAAAGCGGAAGGCGGTTAATGAAGGGTTGGTTTTTTTAAAATTTTCGGATCTTGTTAACTCGAATTCTTTAGGGTGTCCTGCTGTTTCAAGAAGAAAATTAGTGGAAATATTTGCTGTGTAGGATTTGCTGGCTGCTAACTTTTCGTTAGAATTTAGGGCAGAGGAATAGTATAGAATATTATGCTTGTAATCCGAGGTTTCCTCTTTTTGTGTTTTGTAAAATGCATCTAGTACATTTTCTGTAATTAACTTTTCACCATGTTGTGAAAAAAGACTATCCTTTATTGCATGGCTACAAAAATAGTGTAGTATTAGATTTTTTGTATTTTCCTTGGTTATAAAAATGTAACCACTGCTAGAAGTGAGTTCTTCGAAAGCCCATCCTCCTCTTGTTGTAATAAAATCTATCAAGCTACTCTTTCCACTACCATTTTTCCCCACAATAGCGGTAATGTTGCTGATGTGCTCGCCAAAGAAGTTGTCGGGGTAGCTGGTGTTGATCTCATTGTGGGTTAGGGTGCCACCTGTAACGGGGCCTTCCTTTTCTTTGGGCTCGAAGTGAAAGTGGTGCTTGGGCGAAAAGTTAAAGCCTTGGTGGTGGATGTTGTTGTACTCCTCTATCCAAACGTATAGCAGCTCCATGATGCGGTTGTTTTAGCGGTTAGGTTATGCGTAAGCTATCTTTTAGGGTTTAAATATACCATTTATGGCATCTCGTTGGGGCGTGGGAAACGAAAATAGTAGGGTGGCTTGGCTGTACGTGGCGAATGGATGTCTTGCTGCCTAGCTCTTTTGCGAGGATGGCTTAATGGGGCGAATGCGGCCGGAGGCCGGGCTAACTAAGCTTAGCGAGGACGCTAAGCTTAGCGGAGGGGCAAAATTTGCATTTTGGTTGGCTACTTGGCCGGGATAGGAAAATGCAACCGCAGTTTTGCTCCCAACTCGGCTAGAATGGGAAACTGCAGCTGCAGTTTCGTGTCCAGCTCCGTTAGAATGGAAAAATGCAGCTGCAGTTTTGTTCCCAGCTCGGCTAGAGTAGGAAAATGCAACCGCAGTTTCGTTCCCAGCTGCGCTAGAGAGGGAAAATGCAGTCGCAGTTTTGTATCCAGCTGCGCTAGAGTGGAAAAATGCAAAAAGAGTAGAGCTTCTGCGCAAGTTGCAAGAGCTAAAGGGAAGTTGCAAGAGCTTCTGCGCAGGTTGCAAGAGCTAGAGGGAAGTTGCGAGAGCTTCTGCGCAAGTTGCAAGAGCTAGAGGGAAGTTGCAAGA
This window of the Alistipes sp. ZOR0009 genome carries:
- a CDS encoding AAA family ATPase: MELLYVWIEEYNNIHHQGFNFSPKHHFHFEPKEKEGPVTGGTLTHNEINTSYPDNFFGEHISNITAIVGKNGSGKSSLIDFITTRGGWAFEELTSSSGYIFITKENTKNLILHYFCSHAIKDSLFSQHGEKLITENVLDAFYKTQKEETSDYKHNILYYSSALNSNEKLAASKSYTANISTNFLLETAGHPKEFELTRSENFKKTNPSLTAFRFHDKKKQIELLSHFSKNDKLTPFKCPETFSIQLLFSFEESYIYKLNKVRDLEYLLLTGSSKESLQNENIEKYLYFTLLASTNYKEKKYDSFSELKNTLEKEFNLNKDFSYYSKMLSKCSSSSISETRSSSKDGAEKLLIFDLSFKFNFSSFDNDVLSFLEDKNQTLALKKWAYHIRPLISWDDISDGETSLISIFARIWHEHKNRNNGFTTCIFDEPDTSLHPEWQQSLVDRFKNFFSLLGEKKKYHLIITSHSPIVISDLPRENVIFLDTVKDNEKEDKTRCKVCEPEKMERTFGANIHSLYRSSFFMDGLMGKFAEGKINDVIKDLRGDGEIEEKRKTEIRFIIGQVGEPLVREMLLKQYNQKFHFNIEDRIEVLEKELEALKARRDDTN